The genomic window TGCCTTTTCGAAATCCACGGAGAGAATTGATACATGTTGACGTGCTGATAGAGCTTTGCATATGTAGTGGTCGATGTGGAGAAGAGCGTCGGTGCAACCTTTTCCTGGCTTGAAGGCGACTTGGCAATGGTCGGTAAGTTGGAGTGTTTCTAAAAACCATGCAATGCGGTTAGCTATTATACGCTCTAAAACTTTGGATAAGCAAGGGAGCAGGGATATTGGCCTGTATCCGTTTGTGGAGAGGGGGTTATTATTTGGTTTAGGTATTGGGATTATTTTTGCAACCTTCCAGCTTTGCGGTATGACGCTGGAGTCAAAAATGGAGATATAGAGGCTTAACAACCGGAATTTAGAATAAAGAGATAAAGACTTTATCATCTTATAGGATACACGGTCGAATCCGGGAGTTTTTCCTTTAGCTTTCCCTAGACATACATTTAATTCCGTTCTAGTAATGGGCATTTCGATAAGATTTGCTTTAGGATTAGTATTTGAAAGCGATATTGACATATGGGATTTGGAGTGTCTAAATGAGTGTGAAAAATTATGATCTGACGAGTACTGAGACCAGTCGGATGCAAATTGATTCGCGATTATTTTTGGGTCAGAGGAGGTTATGCTATTGCATTTTATGGCTATAACGGGTTTGGATACATTTCTATTGTCAATCTTTTGATGTTGTTCCATATTTTGGGGATTGAGGAGTTTGGGTTGATAGATTCGGTGAACTTCTCGAAGCTCTGTCTCTTTtctattttcatttcttttcgaAATCTGGAATTGGCTTTTTTAAAAGTTCGTAAATTTTGTGTAGTGGGttgggttttaaaatttttccacgctttaattttttctgctCTGAGGTTTGCAAGGTTTTTGTTCCACCAAGCcacgttttttctttttgaattagtTGCTTGTGGGATAAATTGATTTGCAGCCACTTTAATAGATTTGACTATGCTGGCGGCATCGTGGTTGGGGGAGTTTGTGGGCGTACGAGCTTCTAGTTCGAGATCAACGAGTTTAGCAAAATTAGGCCAATCACCGTGTTGTAATAGAAATTTTGGCTGAGATTTATCACTTTGGCCAGTGTTTCTGCCTAGCGAGAAAGTTAAAAGAATAGGGAAATGGTCGCTATTGTATAAGTCATCTAGAATTCCCCATGAGATGAGCGGGAAGATTGAGGGAGAACAGAGGGATATATCTATATGAGTGAGAGTAGATCGGGTGGAGAAGTGGGTCGCACTACCATCATTCAAAACGCACATGTTTGATTGTATGATTGCATTTTCGATAAGCCGTCCGCGGTGATTAACCGTTCTTGATCCCCACAAATTGCTCCAACCATTGAAGTCACCCAGAACAATGATTGGGGTGCTAACTGATGAGAATATGTCACTGAGCTCTCTGCTGGAAAATGTTTGACTGGGGGGATGTAAATAGAcattatggtaaattttatatccatatctatctcgagtgCTATTACTTGGAGGGGGAAGGGAATGTGTATTCTTTTATGTGGTATGTGAGCTTTTATCAGAATGCCGGCGCAAAACCGGTTTTACAAAAACTATTTAAGAAAAGGAGGggtgatatataatatattgtgTAAAAGGAGAGGGGGGAAACGAAATCAGACCTCTTCTTGCGAAGAGTCCATGGATTCGTCTAGATTTTGGAGTTATGGATATAGTAATTATTGCTCTTGAGCAATTTTTGTGTGAATTGAGAAATAGGAGATGAATACGATACGTTAGTGTTGGAGTAGcttatgctgttgttgttgttgtagcaatgctcgccccacctaatagccgcgaccgatcacaaattgtcatcaatatcctctaacgggagtccaaggaaacttgccgtttcaacaggggtggaccataaggaaaggggtgttagaggcgttagttccacattacaattaaagagatggttggtgtcatgttgggacacattgcaagcagggcatacattttgtatgtcggggttgattctggataggtaagagtttaacctgttacagtatccagaacgaagttgagcaagagtgacacgcgtttccctggggagtatgcgttcctcttctgcgagttctggatatttttcttcaagtactggattcaccgggcaattcccggcataaaggtccgacgcctgtctatggagttcaccaaggacctgcttgtgtttttccgcttcatacggctgggttctcaggtgccgtatttcctcaaaatgcttacggagatgactccttaggcacctaggcggtgctggttcgtcaatcagatgtctgttgggatgcccaggtttctgggtattcaacagaaactgtttggtcagcatctcatttctctccctgatggggagtattctcgcctcattatgcagatggtgttctggggacataagaagacagcccatggcgattctgagagcagtattttggcaggcctgtagtttcttccagtgggtggtttttaggcttggcgaccatatgggtgacgcgtagcacgtaatcggctggctaattgctttgtatgtggtcaagagcgtttctttatcttttccccaggtactgccagcaagggatttgaggattttattacggctctgaattcttggaacaattgcggttgcgtgcgcaccaaaatgtagatcctgatcaaacgtcacacccaagattttggggtgtaggacagtcggtagcgtagtgccatcgacgtggatgttcaatatggtcgacatttggggcgtggTGGTTGGTTTGGAATGTGGTGCACTAGTAGTTGACGTTGAGATATATGTGGACGTTGAGGAACTTGATGTATTACTATTTGATGTGTTTATTGAAATCTGATTTTCAGTAGTTGTGGTATTGTTATATACGTTCGGTGTAAAGGTAGTTGAGGATAATTCTTTAGAATGTCTTTTGTTTAAAGAGTTTGCTGGGAGATTGTTGTTTGTTATGTTGCTATTTGTTTCCGCTCGTGGAGTAGAAGGGGGGATTCTTGTTGTATTGGCGTAGGATGTTGCTAAATGGTTAGTTAAATGGCAGTCTTTCTCTCTGTCTACGACGAGCTTCACTAATGCTGCATTTTTCTAGAGTAGTAATTTTAAGTACTTCTTTCGCTTGAATGAATTTTGGGCAGTTTCTATCAGAGGCTGGGTGTTCACCTGAGCAATTGGCACAGAATGTTCTGCTACATATATCAGGAGTATGTGGGGCAAGGTTGCAGTTGCAGCAAGATGGATTATTCGAACATCTTTTCAGGGTATGGCCTAGTCGCTGGCAATTCTTGCAGCGCATGGGATTGGGGACATAAGGCTGGACTTTGACCTTGTACCAGGCAACATCTACCGACTCTGGGAGGCGATATAGGTCAAATGTGAGTACCATGAGACCGGTGGGGGTTGGTTTGCCGTCAATTTGGCGGGAAAACTTGTAAACTGCGGTGACATTTTGGTATTCCATTTCGCTTACAATCTCGTTTTCGGGCACGTGTTTAAGACAGGGCGCGTATATTACGCCTTTCACAGAATTTAGATTTTCATGTAGTTTAACATTAATTGGGCACAAGTTGGACAGGGCTTTGGTTTTAAGGAATTTTTCGGCAATATGGGCATTTCGTGCTAGAATTAATAGACTTCCGTCTCTTATTTGCGAAATAGAGTCTACTTCAGTCGATATGGCCTCAATGCATTTTTTGATAGCGAAGGGGTTTAGTTGTGAAAGGGAAATATTGCTGTCAGCAGATGAAATTAATATGAACTTTGGGTTGTTGGTTGGAGCGAATTTTTGGGGAAGAAGGGGAAAGTCGTTTGATTtagaatttggttttttctttttttgtgggTTTGCGTCGAAGACCTCCAATTCAGAGAATCTGTTTGGGGGCCTATCTGGCCACGGCATCTTGAAAAAGAAAATACACTTTACTCTAAATaactattttctttgtttttaaattatatacATGATCAGATCCACGTGGATAGCAAAAAAGAAACGAATATAGTGTAAAGCACAATATGATTGTTTAAGGTAACGGAACTTTTCTCACTGAGTATCACTTTTTGACAAAACACGTCTGATTGCTTTGAATGATAGTCGGCGACTGTCATTTGACCGTAGTTCTTTAAATAAATACCCTTGGAATATTAACATTTTTGAGACGAATCAAAATATTTCAGcatttaaaattgtttatattaaCGTTGTTTAGTAaggtaaaaaatatgaaaaaattctataaatatttatttaggaATATATTTAAGTAAACGCAACTCTTGTCCTATCCAAAGAGCGAAAGTCAACAATAATAATGAACCAGATTGATGAGCTGTAGCGAGTGGAACAGGGACATGATTTAAGAGAGTTGTTATACCTAAAGTGGCTTGTATCCATGCCATTGCCATTGCAGAATTTATAGCGTAGGTAGCCCGTTTTGATAAGACACATTTTCTGGAATAAAGCCATAGCCCAGAAACTGTCACGAGTGTTGTTATTCCTAAAATTCTGTGATCAAATTGTACTGTAGTCGGATTTTCTGTAAAGTTTCTTTGTATTGGTTGAAATGATAGAATGTCATCTGGAATCCATTTATCAGCCATTTTTGGGAATGAATTATATACCAATCCAGCATCAAGTCCTGCTACAAATGCTCCTGATATTGCTGTTAGAAAAACCAAGCCTTTAGATAGATGTGCCAGATATTTTAAGTTAACTAAGTTTATTGATGATGTATGAATCTTCGTCACCGGCATTAACTTGCTTAGTCCCGAAGACAAAAATAAACTGTATAGTATAAACGCCAGTCCTAAATGTGAAGCCAATCGATATTGTGACACTCTGGGAACGTCATTTATTTCGTGGAATTTATCTTCCAAGCCCGACTTTACCATATACCAACCCATTAAGCCTTGCAGGCCAATAAGTGTACCAAGTAATAAAACACGCGTTTTAGTGGATTTTGTGAAATAGCCGCGACTCCAAAAATAAATTGCGGGAATCAAAAAAACAGCTCCGATCCCACGCCCCCACATTCTGTGCATATATTCcatcatatatataaatttaaattcttCCAAAGTCATTGAACGATTTTtcctgaaaaaaaaagaaagtattTTAAACGTATTTTTGGCAATATTGTGGACACAATTGACTGCTATcagcaattgttgttgttgttggacacttcccgaaggttgctacaacaacaccaacaaggTTTAGGTACTAGTCCGCCCATCACGAGAACGAatcaatatgaccacattgaaccttcttcgCCAAACCCCCTGCACCCCCtatttccatgaggaacttgtgtcgccagagcctcgcctggaGAGAATTTgcttcgcgtaggtgaggttgtaGGTGTATTAAGTTATCCGCGCTGCGGACTGAAGACAGTAGCTTACGTAAACAATCATGAAGACAGGACAATGTGTTGCACTATCAGAAAAACACATTCCAATAACATTTCCGTAGTTCAAAGTTACGTACATTTTAAACTCCGGAAACTGTTGGTATTTAGAAAATTCTGTTTTCCATTCCTCTAAATTCGATGGCTTTTTCTCACCAAGCAACTTCCAGTTCACCATCGAGAGTCCTGATTCTGTCAGTCTTGTTACACCGCCTATGAAAAAACATATTATTTTGTAATTTCTGTCTGCTCAATATAATTGTCTGCatatacagtacagtcggaaagtattagaacaagataaaaAAGATGTTGATGTTGAAATAGTCTCAgaatttatttttccagatggaaAAACCCAaatcattattttgcaaaaaaaaaaaacagggaaactatcgagaaatagctaaattttgaaaatatctctATGATCAGTTCATACGGCCATTAGAACATATCGGGAAACTAGACAAAGTACTAACAAAAAACGATCTGGTCGACCAAGAAAGACAAATCAAGGAATCGACAAAATATATGGAATAAGTAAGGCCAATCGACGGAAAACTGCATCATAAATTCGTGCTGAAATCAATGAATGGATTGACCAACATCgcccacgaaagtcaaaggccggcttaaagaaaaaggtatgattggatgcattgctgtcagaaagccacttctacagccagtaaataaacagaaaagaCTGAAGTTCGCTCAAGGACATATTGACTGCACGATTGATCAGTGGAAATCAGTTTTATGGTCAGACGAATCAAAATTCAAACTTTTCGGTAGACATAGGCGTCATTATGTTCGCAGAAACGTCAATAAAAGATTCAAAGCAGATGCATTGTGCCAACTGTGAAACATGGCGGTGGCtcagtgatgttgttgttgttgtagcggtaaggttgctccccgaaggctttggggaatgttattgatgagatagtcctttgccggataccgATCCGGAAAGCTCCGATAACACAGCACCagtaaggtgctagcccgaccatctcgggagcaatttatatggccacgttaaaccttcaggccatccctccctccctagaagttccatgaggagcttggggtcgccagagcctcttctgttactgaaacaggattcgccgcgaataggtgaggttgacaattgggtttagagaagctatacattgcgctggtaacctgaagggttgcgctacacagccccttgaatctggtattttagtcacctcttacgacaggcatacaccgcgggtatattctgaccccctaacccgctggggtgtggCTCAGTAATGGTTTGGGCCTGTTTCAGCTATGCTGGCGTTGGccaactaaaaaaaattgaatgaattatgaaaaaagagcagtaTCATAGTATACAACAACGCCATGCAATACCATCTGGCATTAATTTGATTGGTCGTAGATTCATTTACGAACAAGATAACGATCCGAAAAATACATCAAAACATTGTACTTcttatttaaaacgaaaaaaaagacGCAGGTGACCCTGATACAATGGAGCGGCCACAAAAATCCGCCGATTTAAATCCCATCGAGCTATTGTGGGAAGAATTGGAATAATATTCCACGCCATACACTTCAAACCTCATCGAAAGAATGCCGAAATTGTGCGCTGTAATCATCAAAGCAAAAGGTGGCCATTTTCAAGAAAATCACTTAAAGTAACATActcttttcttataaattttgatggaactttcggtaaaattcattaaaaatgccTTCGGATCATAAAACTACgttgaatgtacaaaactactgcTAATAtgtgaataaaattttaatgatgatacgataaactgacaaaaacaactatttcatgttgttgttgttgttgttgtagcgataaggttgctccccgaaggctttggggagtgttatcgaacttaacaagggggcagacacacttacttgtaagaatgtgctgacaccacacttcaacaaacacaagcaaagccaacgatccgatatcatattgtgtaagcagacaaaatgcaatccatgggaactgcagcgtaagcgatatgatatgcggacaaaatgcaagccgtgtgattcgccacacaagcgaaaaatattattttggccaaccgtgggaagtgcagtgtcagcaattatgaaatcacttagattaatgtagaagcttagagcttaggttaagtgaatgatagagtcagtctgtttttgacattgaacggaaataaatggtaaatattgttaagcggaaaaacctatttttatttggatcttttcaggttgcaatggggGCGCGGGGCagcccccaactttaactttttggagccctagtccttgggctccttaacttcgatgtgatggtcctttgccggataaagatccggtacgctccggtaccacagcaccattaaggtgctagcccgaccatttcgggaacgatttatgtggccacattaaaccttcaggccattcccccctcctcaccccaagttccatgaggagcttgtggtcgccagagcctcgtctgttagtgaaacaggattcgccgcggataggtgaggttgacaattgggttaggagaagctatatattgcgctggcaacctgaagggttgcgttacacaaccccttgaatctggtattttagtcgcctcttacgacaggcatatttaccgcgggtatattctgatcccctaacccgctggggccaaCTATtttcatcttgttctaatactttccgacacTACTGTACATATATAGTTTTTTTGTAAATGTGTTTCAACATCATACCAAGAGCTACTGCAACATATACCATTCCACCGCAACAAAGCAACCACGAACCAACTACTTTATCACTCTCCTGTTGAGTGCTTTTGTGTCGAATCTGCCAATTTCGTTCCAATCGAATGCTCTAAAAAGTAGAAACATGTATAAATACATTATAAATATATGTCATATATATGCAATTCCCATGGTCGCCTATTCGCCGTATGTGTGATGCCTTAATCAAATTCTATGTTGGAAGCCATGGAAGCCTTACGTGAATATGACACTCTTGTGAATTCTTCAAGATATATGTTTACAGAGAAAATCCAgttgataaaacaaaaaaataccttATGAATCCTTTTACTAAAggcattaaaaaatctgtttgatGAAATCGTATGTGTAGCTGAGAAAATCCTGTTTTCCGGACATAATCGCTTTGCGATACGTAGCATTACTATAGAGTTTTCCCTTATCACAGTCAACCAATACTTAATTTATATTTCACTGTTGTTGAATAattatatttgctatttttaacCAAGGATGTCACTTAGCTACCGATATATAacatatctgttttttttttaattatcgacATATCGTAAACACATGCTTACTTGCGCTAATTTCGTGATCGTGCTCGATTTTTCGCCACAGGCAATGACCGCTTTCAGAAAACCAAAGCGAATATAGTACcagtgttgttatcccaacagctgattgcttcttcttaataattttccatacaacaccTTGTacaataatagctgtgtttttttttacttctatattcgtttacgcttaaactttatatggactgctaagcgaaaaactttaaatacacctctgaaattgctgcccataaaatttgtcctactaagtttcaatacgcattatactcagatgtaactgaaatatgtgtttttgtttcaccctctacactaattctatgtattctataagtgtccacaattcatcgcaacttattcagctatatgttataccctatggccatcagagggttgtgtctccgcttttcgataCACCCTGTctgttatgttagttatttaaccactgccgctagatgggcctcctaagcattatctaagcgaggataggcgtttttttcatgcgcaaacgaaacgtatacgcgtgtaaaaaaaacacggctaatatgtcagttaaccgaaatcaatgaaaattttcttttgacttgacattcttctgcacggtgaatgggttgaattcgctttgccaccacatGGTATAGATTGGCTTtgcagaaaacattttttttttttttgcaaagggCGCGTTGAGCCAATTGTCGGATGAAATAATTGTCTTTAATTTTAGGGAAAAGGATTTCACCATAATATTAGAGGAAACATTTTATTCATAACCATAACTCTAAAATGTCAAAAAACTGTCAGACAGACGACTAAAGGCATTGAACAAATGTAGCGAGGAATATTTCTGCTCAGTAGTTTGACGTA from Eurosta solidaginis isolate ZX-2024a chromosome 3, ASM4086904v1, whole genome shotgun sequence includes these protein-coding regions:
- the LOC137243295 gene encoding heme A synthase COX15, whose amino-acid sequence is MVYVAVALGGVTRLTESGLSMVNWKLLGEKKPSNLEEWKTEFSKYQQFPEFKMKNRSMTLEEFKFIYMMEYMHRMWGRGIGAVFLIPAIYFWSRGYFTKSTKTRVLLLGTLIGLQGLMGWYMVKSGLEDKFHEINDVPRVSQYRLASHLGLAFILYSLFLSSGLSKLMPVTKIHTSSINLVNLKYLAHLSKGLVFLTAISGAFVAGLDAGLVYNSFPKMADKWIPDDILSFQPIQRNFTENPTTVQFDHRILGITTLVTVSGLWLYSRKCVLSKRATYAINSAMAMAWIQATLGITTLLNHVPVPLATAHQSGSLLLLTFALWIGQELRLLKYIPK